In the Spirochaetales bacterium genome, one interval contains:
- a CDS encoding DUF1573 domain-containing protein, whose amino-acid sequence MKNIRKTITIIFICLAAYAPWCIADDKLGPIMVFDSLVFDFGKVKQNDTMSFDFSFTNNGDGPLKITQYQTFCDCTAIENVPEKIDPGEKASIRGTFHSKNYKGEVERMIKLMTNEKVNEAHVLYIKADVTELIRIEPENTMMFQHEAKEGIIIKEMTISSVDGRRFAIKDIKSKVDFLTGMVIVEEEKKKEKAKDEKEKMKSSYKVNAAVDCSKIPDFDYFYIAVELAFLVEFEQADKGTIEQKTMLLIFNEMEPL is encoded by the coding sequence ATGAAAAACATTAGAAAAACAATAACGATAATATTCATTTGTCTTGCGGCATATGCACCATGGTGTATTGCGGACGATAAACTCGGTCCCATTATGGTTTTCGACAGTCTTGTTTTTGATTTCGGCAAAGTGAAACAGAACGACACAATGTCGTTTGATTTTTCATTTACCAACAACGGCGACGGCCCGCTTAAAATCACCCAATACCAGACATTCTGCGATTGTACGGCGATCGAAAATGTGCCGGAGAAGATCGACCCGGGTGAAAAGGCAAGCATCAGGGGAACCTTTCATTCGAAGAATTACAAAGGAGAGGTTGAAAGAATGATCAAACTCATGACAAACGAGAAGGTAAACGAAGCACATGTGCTTTATATCAAGGCGGATGTCACCGAACTGATCAGGATCGAACCGGAGAATACCATGATGTTCCAGCATGAAGCAAAAGAAGGGATCATAATCAAAGAGATGACGATTTCGAGTGTCGACGGGAGACGCTTTGCGATAAAGGATATAAAAAGCAAAGTCGATTTTCTCACCGGTATGGTTATTGTCGAAGAAGAGAAGAAGAAGGAGAAAGCAAAGGATGAAAAGGAGAAAATGAAGTCTTCATACAAAGTGAATGCCGCTGTCGATTGTTCAAAAATTCCGGATTTCGACTACTTTTACATCGCCGTCGAATTGGCCTTTCTGGTGGAGTTCGAGCAAGCGGACAAAGGAACGATCGAGCAGAAAACAATGCTTTTGATTTTTAATGAAATGGAACCGCTATAA
- a CDS encoding PAS domain S-box protein, with protein MIILAFISYTLFLLCLYLGYDSIVGQEKTPVHKLYILLIALYCLWNLGMTLYHFAGTKEIAFFIFNLSSNWIALFTLPLFLHFTLFFTHAHLEKKYLTAVTIVFYIPYIVLQILSLFPRYTWLDSVIATDTGWQIKTSLFSVTNLLLITYMTAVCLCGFSMIILWGIRAKSGKIKRQAGLLAAATLAASLFSACSYMLWMFFQSSGFPYTNHFATFFLAVGFKIAISRYRFLEVSPQIALPDIINNIEDFFLLYDKNGTMIASNMRINEILGYQADDVEKRSPDIVVDNTKMGLDSFISRRKPDTPESVNLNFVSKTNEYIPVRLSITDIRDRFSEIIGCLVIGHDERIRRDLDLERMDKLEKERSLEASEAQYRKTINSLTDYIFVIGTDYRMLLYNEACLKYARSLGIGEELKGRLLEDIFPHFLQKTKGSYEEVFRTGRQSANRYSIEMKDKMMSYDYSLLPVSEGTAVRKIISIVRDITDQKRAEENLIQTTRLDSLGILAGGIAHDFNNALTGIIANISFVTGCLCDNETKEINAILAETINAAMKAKNLTLQLLTFAKGGMNVKKTGSIRTLLEESVYTPVRDSNCTVNLRITDNLRLVEMDGGQISTALQNIMFNARESMPAGGEIHVRAANVRLSFHNTFNLKSGHYVKISITDKGHGIDPLIADRIFDPYFSTKEDGHGLGLATAFTIIRNHQGYIDVHSVPGRGSTFHIYLPATTQKNIAEPTVERPGDLKNINVLLLEDDRFIQNVVERVIRHMKGTITITESGDATVKAYKKAMEEHHRFDVVLLDLTIPGGMGGKETIQHLLRIDPDVKGIVCSGYSTDPVISRYREYGFRYYLKKPFDLNEFLDVISIVVNSENDLG; from the coding sequence ATGATTATACTGGCATTTATTTCATATACACTTTTTCTGCTATGCCTTTACCTGGGATACGATTCGATCGTGGGGCAAGAGAAAACACCCGTTCATAAACTCTATATATTGCTTATCGCCCTCTATTGTCTCTGGAATCTCGGAATGACATTGTATCATTTTGCAGGGACAAAGGAAATCGCCTTTTTTATTTTCAATCTGAGCAGCAACTGGATTGCCCTTTTTACATTACCGCTGTTCCTTCACTTTACCCTTTTTTTTACCCATGCACATCTCGAAAAAAAATATCTGACAGCCGTCACGATCGTTTTTTATATTCCCTATATCGTCCTCCAGATCCTTTCCTTATTCCCTCGCTACACATGGCTCGATTCGGTCATCGCAACCGATACCGGCTGGCAGATCAAAACCAGTTTATTTTCCGTCACGAATCTGCTTTTGATAACGTATATGACTGCGGTATGTTTGTGCGGATTTTCCATGATTATTCTGTGGGGAATCCGTGCAAAAAGCGGAAAAATCAAGAGACAGGCGGGACTGCTGGCCGCGGCAACACTGGCGGCTTCCCTCTTTTCGGCATGCTCATATATGCTCTGGATGTTTTTTCAGTCATCGGGTTTTCCATATACCAATCACTTCGCCACTTTTTTTCTGGCAGTCGGCTTCAAGATCGCCATTTCACGCTACCGGTTTCTCGAGGTAAGCCCGCAAATCGCACTTCCCGATATCATCAACAATATTGAAGATTTTTTCCTGCTTTACGATAAAAACGGCACGATGATCGCCTCCAACATGCGAATCAATGAAATACTCGGCTACCAGGCCGACGATGTGGAAAAACGTTCACCCGACATTGTCGTCGATAACACGAAGATGGGTCTGGATTCCTTTATCAGCCGGCGGAAACCGGATACACCGGAATCGGTCAATCTGAATTTCGTCTCGAAAACAAACGAATATATCCCGGTCCGGCTGTCGATAACGGATATCCGCGATCGTTTCTCGGAAATAATCGGGTGCCTGGTGATCGGGCACGACGAACGAATACGCCGGGATCTCGATCTCGAACGAATGGATAAACTGGAAAAGGAACGATCGCTTGAAGCATCGGAAGCCCAATACCGCAAAACAATCAATTCGCTGACCGATTATATTTTTGTTATCGGCACGGATTACCGCATGCTTCTTTATAACGAAGCATGTCTCAAATACGCACGGTCCCTGGGTATCGGAGAAGAACTCAAAGGGCGTCTCCTCGAAGATATCTTTCCGCACTTTTTACAAAAAACAAAAGGATCATATGAAGAGGTATTCAGAACGGGCCGGCAATCGGCTAACCGTTATTCGATCGAAATGAAAGATAAAATGATGTCCTACGATTACAGTTTATTACCGGTTTCCGAAGGCACCGCCGTCAGAAAAATCATATCGATTGTGCGGGACATTACGGATCAAAAAAGGGCGGAAGAAAACCTTATCCAGACAACGAGGCTGGATTCCCTCGGTATTCTTGCCGGCGGTATCGCGCACGACTTCAATAATGCGCTTACCGGCATTATCGCCAATATTTCCTTTGTCACCGGCTGTCTTTGCGATAACGAGACAAAAGAAATAAACGCCATACTGGCCGAAACAATCAACGCCGCGATGAAGGCAAAAAACCTTACCTTACAGCTTCTCACCTTTGCAAAAGGGGGCATGAACGTCAAAAAAACCGGCTCGATCCGAACACTGCTGGAAGAATCGGTCTACACTCCCGTGCGGGACAGCAATTGTACCGTCAACCTGCGCATCACCGACAACCTCAGGCTTGTTGAAATGGACGGCGGCCAGATATCGACCGCCTTGCAGAATATCATGTTCAATGCAAGGGAATCCATGCCGGCAGGCGGCGAGATACACGTACGGGCGGCCAATGTCCGGCTGTCCTTCCATAACACATTCAACCTGAAAAGCGGCCATTACGTTAAAATCAGTATCACCGACAAAGGACACGGTATCGATCCCCTTATCGCGGACCGTATCTTCGATCCTTATTTCAGCACAAAGGAAGACGGACACGGCCTCGGACTGGCCACGGCTTTTACGATCATCAGAAATCATCAGGGGTATATCGATGTCCATAGTGTTCCCGGCAGGGGGTCCACATTCCACATCTACCTTCCCGCGACGACGCAAAAAAATATCGCCGAACCCACCGTAGAACGGCCGGGCGATCTGAAAAACATCAATGTTCTGCTGCTTGAAGACGACAGGTTCATTCAAAATGTCGTCGAGAGGGTAATCAGGCATATGAAAGGTACCATCACGATAACGGAATCCGGAGATGCAACCGTCAAGGCATACAAAAAAGCAATGGAAGAACATCATCGCTTCGACGTCGTTCTGCTTGACCTGACCATACCGGGGGGGATGGGCGGAAAAGAAACAATACAGCACCTTCTGCGCATCGATCCGGATGTGAAAGGGATCGTATGCAGCGGATATTCGACGGACCCCGTGATTTCCCGCTACAGGGAATACGGATTCCGGTATTATTTAAAAAAACCCTTCGATTTAAACGAGTTTCTCGATGTCATCAGCATCGTCGTCAATAGTGAAAATGACCTCGGATAA
- a CDS encoding ABC-ATPase domain-containing protein, with translation MQTIDTLRKKISAIDGKDYGAYQSLIGVYEYGDFILFCDRIPKDPYAPPHTGIYRLRIPRDYTTIPSGVYDSVITGTAYRDFCARKFYDASSRISGTRLGTGYSGIMTIDKPGQSILERSSVVVTAAYLEIRFFIGLPAEGRNITSQATAVMLCDKLPAIVETSLFARNIDTYGLEEHIRTAEDADCLRKKLTSLKLVAFIADGAILPRRSGTDDKPMEEKQAVFFRSPARLRTSIALPHAGTITGMGIPEGITLIVGGGYHGKSTLLNTISHGVYNHIPGDGRERCVSNQNTIKIRSYSGRYIEKVDISPFINNLPSRSDTRAFSTENASGSTSQAAAIQEAVEAGAEVLLMDEDTCATNFMLRDHKMQMLVDKKDEPITAFIDKARPLFTENGVSTVLALGGSGDYFDIADRVIQMKRYVPYDVTGKAFRISRQFPSCRSVEDRRFPRQSGRRIPLPGSMDPRNEYGKESVYMTEVYRIHFGKTIIDLTDVEQLVELSQTKAVAAAIVFLQRSIDGKKSIREILDAFEIERSDKGIDFISEKISGHFAGFRILELACAINRLRGMKMR, from the coding sequence ATGCAGACCATTGACACATTACGAAAGAAAATTTCCGCCATCGACGGAAAAGACTATGGAGCGTATCAGTCGCTCATCGGTGTTTATGAATATGGGGACTTCATTCTTTTCTGTGACCGGATCCCGAAAGATCCCTACGCGCCGCCGCATACCGGTATTTATCGCCTCCGGATTCCGCGTGATTATACAACCATCCCTTCCGGGGTGTACGATTCGGTGATTACCGGCACGGCGTATCGTGATTTCTGCGCGCGGAAATTTTACGATGCGTCTTCACGCATTTCGGGAACCCGATTGGGAACGGGATACAGCGGCATTATGACAATAGACAAGCCGGGACAATCGATACTCGAAAGAAGCTCCGTCGTCGTGACCGCGGCATATCTCGAAATACGTTTTTTTATCGGCCTGCCGGCCGAAGGGAGAAACATTACATCGCAGGCGACCGCCGTCATGCTGTGCGACAAACTACCCGCGATCGTCGAAACATCCCTGTTCGCCCGGAATATCGATACATACGGGCTTGAAGAACATATACGAACGGCGGAAGATGCCGACTGCCTGAGGAAAAAGCTTACATCTTTGAAACTTGTCGCCTTTATCGCGGACGGGGCGATTCTTCCCAGAAGAAGCGGGACTGACGATAAACCGATGGAAGAAAAACAGGCGGTTTTTTTCCGTTCACCCGCACGTCTCAGGACATCCATCGCATTGCCCCATGCGGGAACAATAACCGGTATGGGAATTCCCGAGGGAATTACCCTGATAGTCGGGGGAGGATATCACGGGAAATCAACACTGCTCAACACGATATCACATGGTGTGTATAATCATATCCCCGGCGACGGGAGGGAGCGTTGCGTCTCGAATCAAAACACGATAAAAATCCGATCATACAGCGGCCGTTATATCGAGAAGGTCGATATCTCGCCGTTCATAAACAACCTTCCCTCACGTTCGGATACCAGGGCCTTTTCTACCGAAAACGCAAGCGGCAGTACCTCACAGGCAGCGGCGATACAGGAAGCGGTCGAAGCGGGCGCGGAAGTATTGCTTATGGACGAAGACACATGCGCGACGAACTTCATGCTTCGCGACCATAAAATGCAGATGCTTGTCGATAAAAAGGACGAGCCGATCACTGCGTTTATCGACAAAGCCCGGCCGTTGTTCACGGAAAACGGTGTCTCGACGGTCCTGGCTTTGGGAGGCTCGGGCGATTATTTCGATATCGCCGACAGGGTCATACAAATGAAACGATATGTCCCTTATGATGTGACAGGAAAGGCCTTCCGGATATCCCGGCAGTTTCCTTCCTGCCGTTCGGTCGAGGACCGGCGGTTTCCGCGGCAATCGGGAAGAAGAATACCGCTTCCGGGCAGCATGGATCCGCGCAATGAATACGGGAAAGAAAGCGTGTATATGACGGAGGTCTACCGGATACATTTCGGAAAAACGATTATCGACCTTACCGATGTCGAACAGCTTGTGGAACTTTCACAAACAAAAGCCGTCGCCGCGGCTATCGTATTTTTACAACGCTCTATAGACGGAAAGAAGTCGATACGCGAAATTCTTGATGCTTTTGAAATCGAACGCAGCGATAAAGGTATCGACTTTATTAGTGAAAAAATATCCGGCCATTTCGCCGGATTCAGGATTCTGGAGTTAGCCTGCGCCATAAACCGGTTGAGGGGGATGAAAATGCGGTAA
- a CDS encoding LysM peptidoglycan-binding domain-containing protein codes for MLKYPILGALVLLLVFLFLSSPHIFSLTFSGKTLLLPEETSLAGFHAGYTVFGMIDDESRPALIGIGMRNPEEKQVPPIHILREGDSIYSIAKEYDISFYDLLKANRISDPKSLRTGDTINIFPATDVSPAAHVEGNRQDTRLLPEEISVSANSGRGYAPLAVSFSLDTPIPEGAASFMWVLGNDRYAFEKNPTFTYRKTGRFEVFLILTDKDHHEVVSNTLSIEVMPKTTKKVRIESNTPRFVTVGEINNIIDLSEVLGNDVSFESGNATLIQAPNVLQHIGENKFLTTSGGYSRAIVQTEKEKHTMYLFISPFPSKHSYDPPYNWYKTQFATGVNGNCGPACVAMAIHWATARDIPVEKVRAEIGMPYRDGAISFDNMIRSFGRHGVEVDRKTISGNDDIFRIIDRGNIVIILFNTGKISRTKGDRTTNIVGRYYEDRVGHYVIVKGYTLDRKYFIVYDPIPSDWKTNSARYADGTSMLGKNRYYSASELMRSIRDNVLEVIR; via the coding sequence ATGTTGAAGTACCCGATTCTGGGCGCGCTTGTTCTTCTCCTTGTTTTCCTCTTTCTTTCGTCGCCCCACATCTTTTCTCTTACATTTTCCGGGAAAACCTTGCTGTTGCCTGAAGAAACGTCCCTCGCAGGGTTCCATGCGGGATATACTGTTTTCGGAATGATTGATGACGAAAGCCGGCCGGCGCTTATCGGTATCGGGATGAGAAACCCGGAGGAGAAGCAGGTCCCCCCGATACATATTCTCCGGGAGGGGGACAGCATTTACAGTATCGCGAAAGAATACGATATTTCCTTTTACGATCTGTTAAAAGCGAACAGAATAAGCGACCCGAAAAGCCTCAGGACGGGTGATACGATTAATATATTTCCCGCAACAGATGTTTCCCCGGCAGCGCACGTCGAAGGAAATCGTCAGGATACCCGCCTGCTGCCTGAGGAGATTTCGGTCAGTGCAAATTCCGGGAGGGGATATGCTCCGTTGGCGGTGAGTTTTTCTCTCGATACGCCGATTCCCGAAGGCGCCGCTTCCTTTATGTGGGTGTTGGGAAACGACCGGTATGCATTCGAAAAGAATCCGACATTCACTTACAGGAAAACCGGAAGGTTCGAAGTTTTCCTTATTCTGACGGATAAAGATCATCATGAAGTCGTTTCGAATACATTAAGCATTGAGGTCATGCCCAAAACCACGAAAAAGGTTCGCATCGAATCGAATACGCCGAGGTTCGTCACGGTCGGTGAAATAAACAACATAATCGATCTGTCGGAAGTATTGGGAAACGATGTTTCCTTTGAAAGCGGTAATGCTACATTAATCCAGGCGCCGAACGTTTTACAGCATATCGGCGAAAACAAATTTCTCACCACCTCGGGCGGGTATTCGCGGGCAATCGTTCAAACGGAAAAGGAAAAACATACCATGTATCTTTTTATCAGCCCTTTTCCCTCGAAACACAGTTACGACCCCCCGTATAACTGGTACAAAACGCAGTTCGCCACCGGTGTGAACGGCAACTGCGGGCCCGCCTGTGTCGCGATGGCGATTCACTGGGCAACCGCGCGCGATATTCCCGTCGAAAAGGTGAGGGCGGAAATCGGTATGCCTTACAGGGACGGCGCCATCAGTTTCGATAACATGATACGTTCGTTCGGAAGACACGGAGTTGAGGTCGACAGGAAAACCATATCAGGAAACGATGATATTTTCAGGATCATCGATCGCGGAAATATTGTCATTATTTTATTCAATACGGGAAAGATAAGCAGGACAAAAGGCGACAGGACGACAAATATCGTCGGAAGATATTACGAAGACCGTGTCGGACACTATGTGATTGTAAAGGGATATACACTCGACAGGAAATACTTTATTGTCTATGACCCGATCCCTTCCGACTGGAAAACCAATTCGGCCCGTTATGCGGACGGAACAAGTATGCTCGGAAAAAATCGTTATTACAGCGCGTCGGAACTCATGAGGTCGATTCGCGATAATGTCCTCGAGGTGATACGGTAG
- a CDS encoding cation:dicarboxylase symporter family transporter: MKIWIKLLIGIILGIILGYVVPSNLVGSFFDSAAQIAVNIGRYAIFPLVFFSLVIGTYELKLEKSRFKTYGYMFLFMIASTLILVLIGVLSVFIFFPKGIAMVPEEMEKINVPGLKETLLTMFPKNMFNALIDRGDFLLPLVVLALVIGMNLTFDKIITRPVVQLVDSLSRVFYHIYSFVAEIFAVGILAITTATIMKFTMIEDISIYFQLIIILIIDVAIVLFCIFPLLLYFFVERKNPFKWLYAITAPLLTAFITGDEYISLGMLIKHGKENMGVSRKIGSISYPMFALFGKAGTALVTSVSFIVILNSSRSLDISILEVLWIIGLSFLVSFVISPVPGIGAFTAISLLCNSFGSGVQEMYLILKPIAPLLVSFGVVIDVAVSAFVAFFITHHDSMKFKIEARDFI; encoded by the coding sequence ATGAAGATATGGATCAAGCTGCTTATCGGGATTATACTCGGAATCATTTTGGGATACGTTGTTCCTTCGAATCTTGTGGGAAGTTTTTTTGACAGTGCCGCCCAGATTGCCGTCAATATCGGCAGGTATGCGATTTTTCCCCTTGTCTTTTTTTCTCTTGTCATTGGTACCTATGAACTGAAGCTTGAAAAGAGCAGGTTCAAAACGTACGGTTATATGTTCCTTTTCATGATCGCCTCGACGCTTATCCTCGTTCTGATCGGGGTGCTTTCGGTGTTCATCTTTTTTCCCAAGGGCATTGCGATGGTACCGGAGGAAATGGAAAAGATCAATGTGCCGGGACTCAAGGAGACCCTGCTTACCATGTTCCCGAAGAACATGTTCAATGCGTTGATCGACCGGGGGGATTTTCTCCTTCCCCTCGTGGTCCTTGCGCTGGTAATCGGCATGAATCTCACATTCGACAAGATTATTACACGGCCCGTTGTTCAGCTGGTCGATTCCCTTTCACGGGTTTTCTATCATATTTATTCCTTTGTCGCCGAAATATTCGCGGTCGGAATTCTTGCCATCACGACCGCGACAATCATGAAATTCACCATGATCGAGGATATTTCGATCTATTTCCAGCTAATTATCATCCTCATTATTGATGTTGCCATTGTTCTTTTTTGTATTTTTCCCCTGCTTCTCTATTTCTTTGTCGAAAGGAAAAATCCGTTTAAATGGCTTTACGCAATCACGGCCCCGCTGCTGACCGCTTTTATAACAGGGGACGAGTATATATCCCTTGGTATGCTCATCAAACACGGGAAGGAAAATATGGGTGTTTCCCGCAAAATCGGTTCCATCTCCTATCCGATGTTCGCCCTGTTCGGTAAGGCCGGGACCGCCCTCGTCACGAGTGTCTCCTTTATCGTGATTCTCAACTCTTCACGTTCACTCGATATCAGCATCCTCGAAGTTTTATGGATTATCGGGCTTTCATTTCTTGTTTCATTTGTTATCAGCCCCGTGCCCGGGATAGGGGCCTTTACCGCAATCAGTCTTCTCTGCAACAGCTTCGGAAGCGGCGTTCAGGAGATGTACCTGATTTTAAAACCGATTGCCCCCCTTCTTGTCAGTTTCGGGGTTGTGATCGATGTTGCCGTGTCAGCTTTTGTCGCGTTTTTTATCACCCATCATGACAGTATGAAATTCAAGATAGAAGCAAGGGATTTCATTTAG
- the radA gene encoding DNA repair protein RadA: MKIRTRFTCQSCGHEEPRWLGRCPHCGSWNSFEEIKAGTSATRRTQTSGHAPVPLNAIETKDKVLSDSGIEELNRVLGGGIVTGSTILVGGEPGIGKSTLMLQLAASMKTKGRVLYVTGEESAEQIKRRAGRLAACTDTIEVFCETNLSSILKSMETLKPVLVIIDSIQTIHSDEAGAIPGTPSQVKTCTYELNEHIKRHGSSLFLIGHVTKEGIIAGPKIVEHLVDTVLYFDQSDSDVRILRSTKNRFGATHEIGLFTMTEKGLLQVADPSSLFLEHRETSPPSGVVVAAVYEGTRALMVEVQSLVVPVKGGISRVFSDKIDSRRVSRLAAVLEKHLQVAFSDVDIYVNIAGGIKITEVGIDLAICLSLYSARTDLLLPPKTAVVGEVSLAGELRSVTHTERRIKSAYEMGFSHIIGPALKEEEKAAGISYKGLTTVKDAVRTAFTQQ; the protein is encoded by the coding sequence ATGAAAATCAGAACGCGTTTTACCTGTCAATCATGCGGTCATGAAGAACCGCGATGGCTCGGCCGCTGTCCCCACTGCGGTTCATGGAATTCATTTGAAGAAATCAAGGCGGGTACATCCGCAACCCGCCGGACACAAACGAGCGGCCATGCACCGGTACCCCTCAACGCGATCGAAACAAAAGACAAAGTGCTTTCTGATTCAGGTATCGAAGAACTCAACCGGGTGCTCGGCGGTGGAATCGTCACGGGTTCGACAATACTCGTCGGCGGTGAGCCCGGCATCGGGAAATCCACCCTGATGCTTCAACTCGCCGCATCCATGAAAACGAAAGGCCGGGTTCTCTATGTCACGGGTGAAGAATCGGCCGAACAGATAAAACGACGGGCGGGAAGACTTGCTGCCTGTACGGACACAATCGAAGTCTTTTGTGAAACGAATCTCTCATCGATCCTGAAATCGATGGAGACATTGAAACCCGTCCTCGTCATAATCGATTCGATCCAGACGATTCATTCGGATGAGGCGGGGGCGATTCCCGGTACACCGTCACAGGTAAAAACATGCACCTATGAGTTGAACGAACACATCAAGAGACATGGTTCATCGCTTTTCCTCATCGGTCACGTGACAAAAGAAGGAATCATCGCGGGGCCCAAGATTGTCGAACATCTTGTGGACACGGTCCTCTATTTTGATCAATCCGATTCCGATGTGAGAATACTCAGGTCGACAAAAAACAGGTTCGGAGCCACCCATGAGATCGGTCTTTTTACCATGACGGAAAAGGGACTTCTTCAGGTGGCGGACCCCTCTTCCCTTTTTCTCGAACACAGAGAGACAAGCCCGCCGTCGGGCGTCGTCGTTGCCGCGGTCTATGAAGGGACGCGGGCGCTTATGGTCGAAGTGCAAAGCCTGGTCGTTCCGGTAAAAGGGGGTATCTCCCGTGTTTTTTCCGATAAAATCGACTCGCGCAGGGTATCCCGGCTTGCCGCCGTCCTCGAAAAACACCTTCAGGTGGCTTTTTCCGATGTTGACATCTATGTCAATATCGCGGGCGGCATCAAAATCACCGAGGTGGGAATCGATCTCGCCATCTGCCTTTCACTCTATTCGGCCAGAACGGACCTGCTCCTGCCCCCGAAAACGGCGGTCGTCGGTGAAGTCAGCCTTGCGGGAGAACTGCGTTCCGTCACCCATACCGAAAGAAGAATCAAATCCGCGTACGAAATGGGTTTTTCCCACATTATCGGTCCGGCCCTCAAGGAGGAGGAAAAGGCGGCGGGAATATCGTATAAAGGGCTGACGACGGTGAAGGACGCGGTAAGAACCGCATTTACACAACAATAA
- a CDS encoding OmpA family protein: MKKKLNIAVLPFFFITIAQPLGAYTYPYPIVHLSPFMAATFSFQQPDLHSRYEAAPGFLFGIGASNIIASHFYTQLFLDTALSRPQREDIAFSSHCDIVLTGGYHFAPFPFLLVTPHAGGGVVFHYNYIDLLVNPHLTAGCLFDVNIVKNTSVFFSFDTSLQLSNGWPLMFRFHIGLKNRYRIIPGIPEKAKAWIGVSPPLFSPDGDDRNDIAEISLHVLTFSHIDEWELHILDPMHHRFRSFSGTEPVPGKILWDGYSDDEELVESAMTYYVEFSLSDEFGRKTEARAVINTGILVHETETAFNVRIPSITFPPFSASLVIDGDEATTEKNREILDHLAELFSTQFGGYSIRIEGHANHLDWADPEKKKIEQEEVLLPLSLVRAEAVRDALVVRGIDAGRLTVRGVGGDMPIVPFDDTDNVWKNRRVEFIFEK, from the coding sequence GGGTGCCTATACCTATCCGTATCCGATCGTTCACCTTTCTCCTTTTATGGCCGCAACCTTTTCTTTTCAGCAGCCTGATTTACACAGTCGTTATGAAGCGGCCCCCGGTTTTCTTTTCGGCATTGGTGCGTCGAATATCATTGCCAGCCATTTTTATACCCAGCTTTTTCTGGATACGGCATTGAGCAGACCGCAGCGGGAAGACATCGCGTTTTCAAGCCATTGCGACATTGTCCTTACGGGGGGGTATCATTTTGCACCCTTTCCTTTTCTGCTCGTCACCCCCCATGCCGGGGGCGGCGTTGTCTTCCATTATAATTACATCGATCTGCTCGTCAATCCACATCTGACCGCCGGTTGTCTGTTCGACGTCAATATCGTCAAAAACACCTCCGTCTTTTTTTCCTTCGACACCTCCCTCCAGTTGTCGAACGGCTGGCCGCTCATGTTCCGGTTTCACATCGGTCTGAAAAACCGCTACCGGATTATCCCCGGTATACCGGAAAAGGCGAAGGCCTGGATCGGTGTTTCTCCGCCTTTATTTTCACCGGACGGCGACGACCGGAACGATATTGCCGAGATTTCCCTTCATGTTCTCACCTTTTCTCACATCGACGAATGGGAACTTCACATTCTCGACCCCATGCACCACCGTTTCAGATCCTTTTCCGGTACCGAACCGGTACCCGGTAAAATCCTGTGGGACGGCTATTCCGATGACGAAGAACTTGTCGAATCGGCTATGACCTATTATGTGGAGTTTTCGTTGTCGGACGAGTTCGGCAGAAAAACGGAGGCGCGGGCGGTTATCAATACGGGTATCCTGGTCCATGAAACGGAAACCGCCTTCAACGTCCGAATCCCCAGTATCACGTTCCCCCCGTTTTCGGCCAGTCTCGTCATCGACGGCGATGAGGCGACAACGGAAAAAAACCGGGAGATTCTCGATCATCTCGCCGAACTGTTTTCAACGCAATTCGGCGGTTACTCGATCCGCATCGAGGGCCACGCGAATCATCTCGACTGGGCGGACCCCGAAAAGAAGAAAATCGAACAGGAGGAAGTTTTACTGCCGCTTTCCCTCGTTCGCGCGGAAGCGGTGAGAGACGCCCTTGTCGTGCGGGGCATCGATGCCGGGAGGCTGACGGTGAGGGGCGTCGGGGGGGATATGCCGATTGTCCCGTTCGACGATACGGATAATGTATGGAAGAACCGGCGGGTGGAGTTCATTTTTGAGAAATAG